A window from Sebastes fasciatus isolate fSebFas1 chromosome 22, fSebFas1.pri, whole genome shotgun sequence encodes these proteins:
- the snapc2 gene encoding uncharacterized protein snapc2 — translation MKPPPRNRTKPDRTVIPDPATSRGHLSGQWPRVEQRILLKALKTHSRYTRGGLDDLDYNYLRKHLPTRSITEITSVVDYLKDKVISLANYKLRKKRWEQKKARKPIEVWRHMASAMAGTLEEPITSAFSQMLIVSSTEPRTLRNCDPPQVYRPPTDKDRPVGRTVPFRPMPRLPVKVEGPGINTARPIVVLKTPGPTMGPAKRLPAPSQVVRVANSKIIPPPQKQVSHTAGTSPATTTLTTTTTTSSQSAASSCQPGAAETLNAPASSPQPASQTGTPVTGRVVPSSGSAAVVKTQSVGGSLIRTTQQPSEKPPTTTTTTSTSKSTSSGPHTSSSSSASAGKTPVPSTAASSGASSLARPTPPPSTPAAAFHAKFGRTGKYATKDSPRLFGVKSVVDFERIYRYLSVVHQPNEECRLTPMESAIVLDLLMSLPEELPLLDCNKLHKHLIKMYQFLSSTADSSKTAGEMFKELKDGLCDQTPSGRDGNRTNGQQQNAADGGGKKPQPDAAERQSSGSSNASGQPGDADEMGLCPPLNPFMVPLKLLMRK, via the exons ATGAAGCCGCCTCCTCGTAACCGAACCAAACCGGACCGCACCGTGATCCCGGACCCGGCGACGTCTCGAGGTCACCTGTCCGGTCAGTGGCCTCGCGTTGAGCAGAGGATCCTCCTGAAGGCTCTGAAGACCCACAGCAGGTACACCAGAGGAGGTCTGGACGACCTGGACTACAATTACCTGAGGAAACACCTTCCTACTCGGTCCATTACAGAG ATCACCTCTGTTGTGGACTATCTGAAGGACAAAGTGATCTCATTGGCGAACTACAAGctgaggaagaagaggtggGAGCAGAAGAAGGCCAGAAAGCCCATCGAGGTGTGGAGACACATGGCTTCTGCTATGGCTGGAACCCTGGAGGAACCCATTACCTCTGCCTTCTCTCAG ATGCTGATCGTGTCGTCCACAGAGCCTCGCACCCTGAGGAACTGTGACCCTCCTCAGGTCTACAGACCACCCACAGACAAAGACCGGCCTGTTGGTCGCACTGTCCCTTTCAGACCAATGCCTCGTTTACCAGTCAAAG TTGAGGGTCCGGGCATCAACACAGCCCGTCCCATCGTAGTACTCAAGACTCCAGGACCGACCATGGGTCCGGCCAAAAGACTCCCAGCACCATCACAAGTTGTCAGAGTGGCAAACAGCAAAATCATCCCTCCACCTCAGAAACAGGTTTCACACACAGCCGGAACTTCGCCTGCTACCACCACCttaaccaccaccaccaccacctcctctcagTCTGCTGCCTCCTCCTGCCAGCCGGGTGCAGCAGAAACACTCAATGCACCTGCTTCATCTCCACAACCTGCCTCACAGACTGGGACCCCAGTTACAGGACGAGTCGTACCCAGTTCTGGCTCTGCGGCAGTGGTAAAGACTCAGAGTGTTGGTGGCTCTCTAATCCGGACTACCCAGCAGCCCTCAGAGaaaccccccaccaccaccaccaccacctctacATCAAAATCCACTTCATCCGGCCCTCacacgtcctcctcctcctctgcctccgcCGGCAAAACTCCAGTCCCCAGTACTGCGGCGTCCTCTGGTGCCTCCTCCCTCGCCCGCCCCACGCCCCCACCCTCCACCCCTGCTGCTGCATTTCACGCTAAGTTTGGTCGCACCGGCAAATACGCCACGAAAGACAGTCCCAGGTTGTTCGGTGTCAAGAGCGTAGTGGACTTCGAGAGGATCTATCGCTACCTGAGTGTCGTCCACCAGCCAAACGAGGAGTGTCGTCTCACGCCCATGG AGAGCGCTATAGTGTTGGACCTGCTGATGTCTCTCCCAGAGGAACTTCCCCTGCTGGACTGCAACAAACTGCACAAACATCTGATTAAG ATGTACCAGTTTCTCTCGTCCACCGCTGACTCGTCGAAGACGGCGGGGGAAATGTTTAAAGAGCTGAAGGATGGACTCTGTGATCAGACACCGAGCGGTCGAGACGGCAACAGAACAAACGGTCAGCAACAGAACGCCGCGGACGGCGGAGGGAAGAAACCACAGCCAGATGCAGCTGAGAGACAATCATCAGGGAGCAGTAACGCATCCGGCCAACCGGGGGACGCAGACGAGATGGGACTCTGCCCCCCCCTCAACCCTTTTATGGTGCCGCTGAAACTGTTGATGCGCAAATAG